The following coding sequences lie in one Apium graveolens cultivar Ventura chromosome 1, ASM990537v1, whole genome shotgun sequence genomic window:
- the LOC141708052 gene encoding uncharacterized protein LOC141708052, with translation MRRERMPPCQPPSPPHYKKINFIVGGSDVCGATYSQAKRIARDSSIHVARADIQVSNIPRVYFNKEDMSSQREPQYDSLVISIPIGNCPIKRVLVDNGSTANIMMLTILKQMGLAESDMSKKTTTLVGFSGETKRTMGEISLPIYAQGVIPSTYQQVTKFPTPWGVQQIPGDQVTTRECYETCLKPSVVHEESIKTVVTVSGPEKLAEVDLVTRDMKVLIGEDLTPTPESNLVDFLTS, from the exons ATGAGAAGAGAACGGATGCCACCATGCCAACCACCCTCACCCCCTCATTACAAAAAAATCAACTTTATAGTAGGAGGATCAGATGTATGTGGAGCAACATATTCACAAGCAAAGAGGATTGCACGAGATTCAAGCATACATGTGGCACGAGCTGACATCCAAGTTAGCAATATACCTAGGGTATATTTTAACAAAGAAGACATGAGCAGTCAAAGAGAACCTCAATATGACAGCTTGGTGATATCTATACCTATAGGAAATTGTCCGATCAAGCGAGTTTTGGTTGACAATGGAAGCACAGCGAACATCATGATGCTCACAATATTAAAGCAGATGGGCCTAGCTGAAAGTGACATGTCGAAAAAGACGACTACACTGGTTGGTTTTAGTGGAGAGACAAAGAGGACAATGGGGGAAATTTCTCTACCAATATATGCCCAAGGC GTCATACCATCAACATACCAGCAAGTGACAAAATTCCCAACACCATGGGGAGTCCAACAAATTCCTGGAGACCAAGTGACAACTAGAGAATGCTACGAGACGTGTTTAAAGCCAAGTGTTGTGCATGAGGAATCAATAAAGACTGTGGTCACGGTATCAGGACCGGAGAAATTGGCCGAAGTGGACTTGGTGACAAGAGACATGAAGGTCTTGATAGGGGAGGATTTAACTCCAACTCCTGAGTCAAATTTAGTGGATTTCTTGACATCATGA